Below is a genomic region from Prolixibacteraceae bacterium.
AAAGAACATCGCATTACATCCAAAAAAATGGTTTGATCATCAAATTTTATGGGTGTTATCTTAATTTAATGACGTTTTTTTATGGTATATGCCAATACGAAGCATTTGTCTTGAGCGAAGTTTAATATACTTCGTATTGGTGTCACCCTGTTTAGGAGAGTTTGTCGAGGATTTTTAATGCTTCATCTTTTAAAGAGATATTTCCAAAAGCATCTGCGTCTATAAAGGGGTACTTCTCATTTGAAAGATCAATATATGTTCTCCCTAATTCAGCCATGTTGATGATGTCATTCCAATATTTGGTTTGCAATGAGATATATTTCAACGGTGCAAAAACACGATTTGAAAGATCATTTAGTGGACATCTAATTATACTAAAAACAGGATTGTGGTAATGGTTGTCGACCAATTCAGGTGCTAAATTGGCATCTTTTTTACTAAAGATATGTTTAGAATCTCCATCAATACTTATCTCTTCGAATATCCCTTCAAACACAAATACTGTAATGTTTGTATTTCGTTCTTTTAGTTTATTGCTCTTTTCAAGATAGTTTTTGACTATCTCTAAATACTGATGTGATGCAAATGCAAAAAAGAAAATATTCTCTACTTGGTCATACTCATTCGATAATATTTGGTTGAACCATTTCTCAGTGGTGTTTGTCGATAGTCCTTGTTCAGCCAAAATTACATTTGTTGTTTGACAAGAATGTAGATCTTCTGAAGAAAAAAATGTGTTAAAACGATTCCATCCTAAGCTTTCTTGTAAAGCTTCTCTAACAGGAAATGCTAAAGACGCTTTGCTAGGAAGAAGAAGAGAGGATGCTGTCTGCTTTATGTCAAAAAGATCGTAGAATTTTAATTGAGCTATGGTTCTTGATAGAGCCTGTTTTAAACCATGAGTCACTTGATCCCCCATAAAGGTTGGATCACAACAAATGTGTCGTGTTTCTGGTGTTGAAATTAAATAAGTGTTGAGTTGTGACGACTTCGTTGTTTGGTATATGGAACAGTCAAAATCTTGTTGTATTATTTCGAGCATGATTTATCGCTTATGTTTAGTAAAACGAAGACCAATACATTTGGTGTATCTGTGTCTTAGAATTAAATGCGAGGCCAAATTAGTGGTAAAGTTCTTTTCTTGCAAAAAGTGACATGGAAAATATAATGAAGAGGAGGGATTTGGTTGTTACATGGGAAATGACGTGTGGGTAGGTGTGAGGTAGTGTGAATTACCCTCTACCTTAATTATACTTTCCTCCTCGTTCCTCAGTACCTCCTACCTACCTGCTAAGGGGATGACAGGTGTCTCCTCCTACCTTAGTCCATGGTTCAGCCATGTTTCGTCCATGGTTCAGCCACCGAAACCCCCGAAATCGATGGACAAACCATGGACGAAACATGGCTGAACCATGGACAAAGGTAGGAGAAGGTACGGCTAAGGTACGGAGTAGGGTCGAAGGAGGTCAAGTGAAACGATCTACTACATAGTGTGATTTTATCATAGCGTGGAGGGGGTAAAGAGGTGGTGTGAAATTAATTCAGTATAATTATATTCCGTCATTTTTTTAAAAAAGTAGAGATGGAATGGGTTGATTTCAATGAGATAAACGCAAAAGCAATAGATCAAATCCGTTGATGTTTCAAATTGTCATCTTTTTTGATCTATTGTCAAAAAAGATGAAGGGGTTAATGGTTTTTTAATGTATTTATACTATTGATATTTAGTTGTTTATTGGTATTTTTAGGGGGTGTGGATTTTTTAAATAAAAATATATTAGAGGTTTATGCTTTAATCAATTATTATTCCTACCTTGCAGTATAGTAAATCGCAAAGGACTAGTGAGTTTGTGATTTTAGATCATTCTTTTTTGATGATATTACTTCGGTAAAGTTATACAAATAGGATGGTTCGACGTAATTAGCATTGCGTATAGCTGGGTTTGGATGTCTATAGTATGATTATGAGTGAAACTCGTTTTTGACAATTCTTTTGTTTTATATGAAGAGAGAATACTCGTACTAAGTTGATTTAAGATATCTAGATTTCTGCATTCGTTTTTTGTTAAAACATTATTATTAAAATTAAGTAATTGCCGTCTTTAAGGTTTGAAATGAATATTTAAAGAAGGCGCAACATTTTTTAAAATGAACAAAGGAATTGTAAAGTTTTTTAATGAATCAAAAGGTTATGGTTTCATTAAAGAAGACGAGACAAACAAAGAGTATTTCGTACACGTAACTGGTATAGTTGACGAAATTAAAGAAGATGATCAAGTTACTTTTGAACTTAGTGAAGGTCGCAAAGGACTAAATGCAGTTGACGTGAAACTAGCATAATTAAAATAGTTCATGAAGATTTTATACCCTATTCTCCTTTGGAGGATAGGGTATTCTTTTTTTTGTTGTAAATGTTTCTCATGTTAAATATTCCAAGGTGGGGGTGATTTTTTAATTTGATAATTTACATGACGTTTTTGTGTGATTTATCAATTTCTTCCTTTTCACAAAAAATAATCATTTTTTCTGCTAATTATTTTCGCAATTCGCTTAATTTTTAACGAAACGTTTTTAGATTTGTAGTTGTACTTACATAAAATTTAATTATGTGATTACAATGCAATCAAAAATATTATGTAATTTTAAATTGCATGAGACAAAATTGTCTCTCTGTCTAATAATGTCTGATTATTTAATTACTTTTTTATGAAAAGATTAACTCTGTGTATTGTCGCTTTAGTAATGGCATTCTCATCTATTGCAGGTAATGAGGGAAATGTCGCTGGATCAAAAGTGAAGATTGGAGCTAAAGCTCCTGATTTCCGTTTTGAAATAGCACCTAATACACCAAAATATTTAAACAGTTATAAAGGAAAAGTAGTACTACTTACTTTCTTTGCTATTTGGTGTCCTCCTTGTCGTAAAGAGATTCCTCAATTTTCAAGAGAGCTTTGGCCTAAGTACAAAGATAATCCAAACTTCGAATTGATTCTTTTGGGTCGAGATCATAGTTGGGAAGCTTTGTTAGATTTTAAAAAGAAATATGAGTATGATATGAACTTTGTGCCAGACATGGATAGCAAAGTGTTTAATAAATATGCTGAACGTCAAATTCCAAGAAATTATTTGATTGGTAAGGATGGAAAAGTTGTTTATCAATCTCAAGGATTTAATTTGAATGAATTCAAAGAGTTGATGGAGCATATTGATAAAGCATTAAAATAGTTTTTATTCTACTATTGACAAAAAAGCTATCTCTTATTGAAGGAGATAGCTTTTTTATTTTAAAAAGAATTATTGTAGTGGTTTAGTTAATTGATTAACTTTGAGTATGTGGTATTTTTGTCTTAGATTTCTTTGAATAATAATAAATTTTCGATTAATGACCATGTGACGGTTTTATCATTAATAGCGATATGTATGAATAATAAATCAGTTATATTTTGGAATATTGATACGCAATATGACTTTGTTGATCCTCAAGGAGATTTATATGTTGAGGGTGCCGAGAATTTAATCGATCTATGGGAGGAGATATTGAATTATGTTAGGGCTCATAATATTCGATTGATATCTACGAAAGATCATCATTTTCTTGATTCTAGTGAACTTTCTGATAATCCTGATTTTATAAGAACTTTTCCACCTCATTGTATTGCTTTTGAAAAAGGAGAGAGAAGTGTTTTGTCTGGCATCGAAGAGGAGAGCTTAGAATTAGATTGGGATGTTATGATGACTAAAGATCATTTGGTGGGGATTTACGAAAAAGGTAGCCCTATTACTGTTTTGAAGGATAAATTCGATTTTTATGAAGGGAATCCGAATAGTAAGCACCTCTTATCTATTTTGAAAGAGAAACATATGTATGTTATGGGAGTGGCTGAAAATGTGTGCGTAAGTCAAGCTGCTATAGCCCTCGCAAAAAATGGGTTTAGTGTAACTGTGATATCTGATGCTGTTCGCGGTATTCCTGGATTAGTAACTCCCTATGAGATGTGGCGAGAGTTAAATATTGAGCTCAAGAGTTGGGGTGAGGTGAAGTCTGAGATCTCTCGTGTTTAATTCCATTGCTTTAAAGTGAAGTTGCTTGTATTTAATCCATAAAGCGTTTTGGTACTTTATGGATTAAATCTATGAGTGAGGTTGGTAAAGTTCTATATATCTAAAGTTTAAACTTAGATGTTTTAACTTTAAAGAATGGTTGTGGGATATGGAAGTCTGGCTGTTTATTTCGTATCTTTTTTGCAGAATACCAAATTTGTTGTTTTTGAGGTCCATAATCAGCTCTAAAGATTGCCATATAGAAACTTTTGTTATTCGATCTAAATATGTCTAGGTCGTTAATGTATATTGCGCCTTCTACAATGTATTGATCTTCTATAATGGTTGAAGCTGTTCTTATTTTAGTGTAATCCCAACTTCGATCAAAGATGCGGTGGTATGATGCTCTATAGTCAAGTTTGTTACCTTTAATATCGATTTCAAAGCAGTAATACTTTTTTAAATCTTTGTTCTTGGAGAAGAACAATTCTACTCGATCAGATTTAGCAACAGATCTTTCATTGATGTAAGGCTCGTATTGCATTGTAGTATCTTTCACTATAAAGTAAAAGAATAGCCAGCCATCTTTGATAAAATATTGGATTGTAGTGTGGTCTTTCTTGATTTGGTCTTCCCATGGTGCATATAGCCCACCAATATTGGTGGCTTTACTCCACTCTTTTTTGTTGATCTTTCCGTCAATAATGACCTCTTGTGCCTCTGTGAATCGTGTTAAAAGTAGAACTGCGAAAAGTAATAGCCAGTGTTTGATTTTCATTGGTCGTGTGATTAATTGATTTAGTGCAGCTAAAATAGTTAAATACTAACATTTATGTTTTGTGTTTTTGCTGTAAAATATTTATGTTTTCGTATGGAATTCTCTTTTGTTTGGTGTATACTTGTAGTAAGTGAATATTCATTCACTGGTAGTTTTGTACTTTAATATTAATAATATGAAAGTTGTTTTATTTGGTTCTACAGGTGCAGTAGGGCAGCACTTGAAAAGAGATTTCGAGTCACAAGATATATCTCTAGTAAATATTATTCGGAAACCGTCAAAAGATACTAACACAGGTGTAGATACAGAGGAGGTCGTGGTTGATTATAATAATATTGAATCTTTGAGAATAGAAGCGGATTCTTTATATATAGCCATCGGTACTACAATGAAAAAAGCGGGTTCAAGAGAGGCATTTGTTGCAGTTGATCGTGATTTGGTAATTCGAATTGCGAAATGGGGATTTTCTCAAGGGATTAAGTCTGTACACGTGATCAGTTCAATTGGTGCCGATAAAAATGCCAAAGGAGTATATTTAAAGACCAAATCGGAGATGGAAGAGCAAATAAGTAGAATCGGTTTTGATGAGGTTCATATTTACCGCCCTTCGGTACTTGTTGCAGAACGTGAGGGTGATTCCCGTTTTGCAGAGAAACTGTCAGTTCCTTTTATGAAACTACTTTCACACATGGGAGGGAAAATGAAAAAATATCAACCAATCACTGTGGAAAGAGTGGCCTCTTTTATGGTTTCAAGATTATTAAAGGGCAAGGACTCAATATATATATACGAAAGCGACCAAATGCAATAGGTTGTTTGAATAACAATATTTTGTGGATTATGGCTGTATTAGCATTGGAGAGCTTAGCTGTTTTTGTATTAAGCTTATGGAAGATCTATCTCGGATTTGCATATCTCGCAATACAGGGGTATTCTCTCATTTATGCATGTTTGTTGAATTTAAGTGCTGTGGCTGTATCAGTCTTTTTTACATATCTACTATGGAAGCAAGGTGATAAATGGCCCTTTTTTAATCGTTTTCGTACGCATCGTAGTTATCAGAAAGCAATAGAGTTTTGGCGTCGAAATGGTGCCATGTTAACGCTAATATTATCCCCTATTCTTATCGGTATTCCAACCTATGTGATTATAGCATTGGAAGCAAAGATTTCGATAAAGAGAATCACTATCAGTATGATTTTTATCTCATTTTTGTGGGGTATTTTATGTTATTATGGATCATCTTTCTTCGTAGATGATGTGGTTTTAATTGCTAATCTAAAATGAATATAAGGGGCTCTTTTTTGTTTGGTGAATGACCATGCAGTAGTTTTGTGTTTTATTTTTAGAAATAAATAATGTTGATTGATGAGAACAAAACATGAAACAGAGAATTATAAATTCTCGCAACATAGGCAATGTGAATTCTTTCCATGCCATAAAGTAAAAGATGAGGCTGATTTTAATTGTCTATTTTGTTATTGTCCACTCTATATGTTGAAGGATAAGTGCGGTGGTAACTTCAAATATACCAATGGAGTGAAAGACTGTAGTGATTGTTTGATTCCACATTCAACTAAGGCCTATGAGCATGTAATGAGTAAGATGGGCGATGTGATTCGAATCGGAAGTGAAAAGAGTGAAGAGTAGATTATAAACATTACAACTGAAGTCTAATCAGAGGTAGGCTGGGTGTGAGAAAAATAAAAGAGGTAACATAGATGATGAACTTTACTGTTAATCAGGAAAAATGTAATCAATGTGGGATGTGTGGTAAAGATTGCCCGGTTCTTATTATTGATTGTAAATCAGGATTTCCAACCATAAAAGAGGGGAAAGAGAAGAATTGTTTAAAATGTCAACACTGTTTGGCTATTTGTTCACAAGGTGCAATATCAATTTTTGGTAAGGATCCTAAGAATAGTATTCCAACTTCTGTTGATTTACCAAATTCTGAGGCATTAGAGAATTTAATGAAGAATCGTCGTTCTGTAAGAAAATTCAAGCAGGATGAAATTGATAAATCATTAATTCATAGTTTACTTGCTTCTGCTTCTTATGCACCTACTGCAAAAAATGAAAATTCAGTTCATTTGAGTGTTGTTGATAAGAAAACAGGGATGCAACCACTTAAAGAGTTGATCTATCAAACGATCCAAGATAAGTTTGAAGCGGGAGAAATTTCTTCGAGATTTCAGTATTTATCAAATTTTTCTAAAGTGTGGTTTGCCAAAGGTATTGATGTGATTTTTAGAGATGCACCTCATGTTGTAATTGCATCTGCACCAGAAGATGGTACTTCTCCTGATTTGGATTGTACTATTGCACTTAGTTATTTTGAGTTGTTGGCAAATTCTAATAACGTCGCTACTCTATGGGATGGATTCGCAGCAAATGTCTTAGAAGATGTAGCACCAGAGTTGAAAGAAAAAGTTGGGGTGCCTGCTGGTAATAAGGTTGGAATGGT
It encodes:
- a CDS encoding cold shock domain-containing protein, whose product is MNKGIVKFFNESKGYGFIKEDETNKEYFVHVTGIVDEIKEDDQVTFELSEGRKGLNAVDVKLA
- a CDS encoding TlpA family protein disulfide reductase; protein product: MKRLTLCIVALVMAFSSIAGNEGNVAGSKVKIGAKAPDFRFEIAPNTPKYLNSYKGKVVLLTFFAIWCPPCRKEIPQFSRELWPKYKDNPNFELILLGRDHSWEALLDFKKKYEYDMNFVPDMDSKVFNKYAERQIPRNYLIGKDGKVVYQSQGFNLNEFKELMEHIDKALK
- a CDS encoding isochorismatase family protein encodes the protein MNNKSVIFWNIDTQYDFVDPQGDLYVEGAENLIDLWEEILNYVRAHNIRLISTKDHHFLDSSELSDNPDFIRTFPPHCIAFEKGERSVLSGIEEESLELDWDVMMTKDHLVGIYEKGSPITVLKDKFDFYEGNPNSKHLLSILKEKHMYVMGVAENVCVSQAAIALAKNGFSVTVISDAVRGIPGLVTPYEMWRELNIELKSWGEVKSEISRV
- a CDS encoding NAD(P)H-binding protein, which encodes MKVVLFGSTGAVGQHLKRDFESQDISLVNIIRKPSKDTNTGVDTEEVVVDYNNIESLRIEADSLYIAIGTTMKKAGSREAFVAVDRDLVIRIAKWGFSQGIKSVHVISSIGADKNAKGVYLKTKSEMEEQISRIGFDEVHIYRPSVLVAEREGDSRFAEKLSVPFMKLLSHMGGKMKKYQPITVERVASFMVSRLLKGKDSIYIYESDQMQ
- a CDS encoding cysteine-rich small domain-containing protein codes for the protein MRTKHETENYKFSQHRQCEFFPCHKVKDEADFNCLFCYCPLYMLKDKCGGNFKYTNGVKDCSDCLIPHSTKAYEHVMSKMGDVIRIGSEKSEE
- a CDS encoding nitroreductase family protein, yielding MMNFTVNQEKCNQCGMCGKDCPVLIIDCKSGFPTIKEGKEKNCLKCQHCLAICSQGAISIFGKDPKNSIPTSVDLPNSEALENLMKNRRSVRKFKQDEIDKSLIHSLLASASYAPTAKNENSVHLSVVDKKTGMQPLKELIYQTIQDKFEAGEISSRFQYLSNFSKVWFAKGIDVIFRDAPHVVIASAPEDGTSPDLDCTIALSYFELLANSNNVATLWDGFAANVLEDVAPELKEKVGVPAGNKVGMVMIFGHSARKYARSIQHEGENINTLSL